The genomic interval GACGGACTCACCTGGGAAGACGGCACGCCCGTTTCTGCCGCCGACCTCGAATTGGGCAAGAAGATCGCCTGCGATCCTGAATCCGGCGCAACCTCCTTCATCGTCTGCGACAAGACCGCCAGCGCCACCTTCGATGGCGTTGGATACACCCAGACCTGGATCCCCGGCGTTCAAGACCCGCTATACTTCCTCCCTGTGTGGCCCATCTACCCTGCTCATCAGTTGGGCGATGTTCCCGCCAAAGAATGGACGACCAACCCCCTCGTGGCTGAAACCCCGCTTTCCTACGGTCCCTATAAGATCGTCAGCTGGGAAAAAGGCGTCAAGATGGAATTCACCGCCAACGAGTTCTGGCCCGGCGGCGTGACCACCCCGAACATCGTGATCCAGATCATCACGCCCGAATCGCAGGAAACCCTCCTGCTCGGCGGTGAGATCGACATCCTCGATTCAACCTCGCTCGTCGGTCTGACCGAAACGCTTGTCGCCGCTGAAGGCGAAGGCAAGATCAAAACGATTGTGGAACCGAGCGCGACCTGGGAGCACATCGACATCTCCCTGTTTGTCCGCTAAGTTGAGCAATTGCGCGTGTTAGAAAGAAGGTGTGCCTCGCAAGAGGCACACCTTCCTATAATAGACTTTATCGGCGCTAAGGAAAACGCCGGAGGGGGGGGGGCCCGGGGGTTAAGGTCTAATACCAAGAGGTTTCACTATGACAGCCTATTTCATTCGGCGTATTTTACAAATGATCTTAGTGGTATTGATTTCAGCGATTGCTTCGTATGCCTTGTTGAACCTTGCTCCCGGCGGACCTCTCCAGGGCTTGCGTCAGATTCAACAAGGCGGGCGGTTTCAGATCACCGAAGATGATATTGCGCGCATCCGCGCCTATTTCGAATTGGATTTATTTTTACCGTATCGTTTTACCCGTTGGTTGATCGGCGAGCCGCGCGGACCCCTCGTGATCGGCGGACAGGAATATTTCGCCGACCTGAAGGTGGGCTGCCGGAAGCCGATCGAATCGGAAAAATTGAACGAAGATACCGGAGAATACGAATCGATCATTACCGGCTGTAAAGAAGACGTATTGATGAAAGACCTGGTGGGGCGCCGCACCAGTCGAGGGGTTCTGCTCGGCGACTTTGGGTTATCATGGAAGGTGCTCCGCGATCGCCCGGTAACAGAACTTTTAGCGAGCCGCATTCCAAAGACGATCCAACTGATCGGCTTGCAATCCCTTCTTTCGATCCTCATCGGCATCCCGCTTGGGGTCTATTCCGCCATACGCCAATATTCCCGCTTTGATTACATCTTCACATCGCTCGCGTTCATGGGCTCTGCCATGCCCACCTTCTTCTTTGGCATTCTGTTGATTCTCGCGTTTTCCATCATCCCGAAAGACGCCGGGTGGGCGTACCTGCCGGCTGGGCTATCCGAATCCATCCGCGATTATTCCATCCCCATCATCGGGGCAGTGGAGGCGGGGTCGCTCAAAGACCGCTTCCTGCACTTGATCCTCCCGCTCACCGTGTTGACCATGGTGAGCATCGCCGGCTGGAGCCGCTTCGTCCGCGCCAGCATGCTCGAGGTGATGCGTCAGGATTACGTTCGCACCGCGCGCGCCAAAGGATTGTCTGAGCGTGTGGTCATCATGCGCCACGCGTTTCGCAACGCGCTCATCCCCTTCATCACCATTGTAGTCTTCACCCTGCCCGGTCTGTTCGGCGGCGCCATCATAACGGAAAGCATCTTCGCCTGGCCCGGGATGGGGTTGCTATACATCAAAGCCCTGGGAGACTTTGATTACCCGGTGGCCATGTCCATCTTCTTCATCCTTGCCGTGCTGACCGTGATCGCGACCCTGCTCAGGGATGTGCTGTATACGCTTGTCGATCCAAGAATCCGATTGTCGTAACGAGGTCTTAGCCCATGTCTGCCGCACAGGTCGCATCCCTTTCCCCTGAAGCCGTTACCATCGAAGAGCGTTCGCCGTTCCAAATCGTCATGCGCCGCTTCCAGCGTCACCGCCTGGCGATGATTTCGCTTATCATCATGCTGGCGATGTTCACGATTACCATCCTCGCGCCGTATATCGCTCCTTTTAAAATTCAAGAACTCTCGGTCAATAAATATTTTGTCCCCTGGGGAACCGTGGACGCGGAAACGGGCCGCGTGCACCACATGGGCACAGATAACATCGGGCGCGATTACTTCTCCCGCCTGATCTACGCCGGGCGCATATCGCTGACGGTTGCCATCCTTTCGGTTCTCATCTCCGAAACGATCGGCATCGTTATCGGAGCGATCTCCGGCTTCTTCGGCGGATGGACCGACACCATCCTCATGCGCTTCGTCGAATTCATGCTGACGATCCCTCAACTACCATTACTACTGATCATCTCCTCCATGCTCTTGCGAAACGAAGAACTGATCGCCATCCCGGACCCGGTCTTGAAGTTCATGGGCGATATCCTCCTGCTTAGCCCCCGCGATTCGCGCAATGCCGTGCTGATCGTGATGGTGCTGGCGGGCTTCGGCTGGCTCAGCGCGGCGCAACTCATGCGCGGCACCGTGCTCTCCCTGCGCGAACAAACTTTCGTCGAAGCCTCGCGATCGCTGGGCGCCTCGAACTTCCGCATCATCATGCGCGATATGATCCCCAACGCCATGGCGCCCATCATCGTGGATGCCTCCCTCGGCTTGGCGGGCTACATTGTGGGCGAAGCCGCGCTCGCCTTTTTAGGTTTCGGGATTGCCGATCCAGTTCCTACGTGGGGGAATATGCTTGCCGCTTCACAACAATTTATGCTGGATCGCCCGTGGTTGCCGCTCGTGCCGGGGCTCCCCATCTTCATCTGCTCCCTCGCCTTCAACTATATCGGCGACGGTTTGCGCGACGCGCTCGACCCGCGCCTCAAGCTGTAATTTCTTCCTTCGGAGACTTCCGTGACTGACACAAACGAAGCACAAAAACCCCTGCTCGAGATCCGAAATCTTCAGACCCATTTCTTCACCGAAGACGGGGTGGTGAGAGCGGTGGACGGAGTCGACATTACGGTGTACCCTGGTGAAGTGCTGGGCATCGTGGGCGAATCGGGATGCGGCAAGAGCGTTACATCGCTTTCCATTATGCGCTTGATCAGCCAGCCCGGAAAAGTGGTGGGCGGCGAGATCTTGTTCGACGGCAAGGATTTGTTGAAACTCCCGGAAGCCGAAATGATGGCGGTGCGAGGCAACCGGATTTCGATGATCTTCCAACAGCCCCAAACCTCGCTTAACCCGGTCTTCCGCGTGGGCGAGCAGATCGGCGAAGTGCTGAATGTTCACCAGGATTTCGGCAAGGAAGCCGCCCAAAAACGCACCGTCGAATTGCTCAAGCTAGTCGGCATCCCCGATGCCGAACGCCGCGCTGAAGCCTTCCCACATGAACTCTCGGGCGGCATGGCTCAGCGCGTGATGATCGCCATGGCGCTTGCCTGTCTCCCCGATTTGTTGATTGCCGATGAACCGACGACCGCGCTCGACGTGACGATTCAAGCCCAAATTTTGGACCTGATGCGAAACATGCGCGAACAATTCGGGTCGGCGGTCATCCTCATCACGCACGACCTCGGTGTTATCGCCGAAATGGCAGATCGCGTCGCGGTGATGTATGCCGGTGAGATCGTCGAACAGACGAGCGTGCTCAGCCTGTTCAAGGAACCTTTGCATCCCTACACAAAGGGGTTGATCGGCTCCACGCCCGTGCTGGGGCGGGTGCGCGAAAAATTGGACGTGATCCCCGGCGCGGTTCCCAACCTGGTTAACCTGCCAAAGGGATGCCGTTTTGCGCCGCGTTGCGCCGCGCGCATTCAACACAACCTTGCCATCTGCACCGAGCAGGACCCCGACCTGATTCAATACGATGAGGGTCACATCATTCGCTGTTGGCTGTATCAGGATTCCAGCCAACACACCGCGCCCCTCAAAAAATCCATCCAAGTAGAGTGACAATATGCCGATGAATCCACCCAATGAAAAATACGACCTCGTTGTCGTCAAAGACCTGGTGAAATATTTTCCCATACGCGCCGGCGTGCTTCAACGCGTAAAAGCGCACGTGCAAGCAGTGGACAAGATCAGCTTCTCGGTGAAGGAAGGCGAAACGCTGGGCATGGTAGGCGAATCCGGTTGCGGAAAGACCACCGTCGGGCGCGCCATCCTGCGCTTGATCGAGCCGACCTCCGGGTCGGTTTTCATCAACGGCGAGGATATCGTGCAAATGCGCTCGCGGTCGCTCAAACAAGCCCGCCGCAACATGCAAATGATCTTCCAAGACCCATATGCCTCGCTCAACCCGCGCCTGCCCATCGGCGAATCGGTCATGGAAGGCTTGCACATACACGGCATTGGTCACCCCAAAGAACGCTGGGATATTGCCATCAACATGTTGAAGAAAGTGGGGCTCGAGGATTATCACGCCCGCCGCTACCCGCACGAATTCTCCGGCGGTCAGCGCCAACGCATCGGCATTGCGCGCGCGCTTGCCCTGCAACCCAAATTCATCGTCTGCGACGAACCGGTCTCCGCGTTAGATGTGTCCATCCAATCGCAAGTGCTGAACATCCTCAAAGATTTGCAGGCAGAGTTCGGGCTTACCTATTTATTTATCGCCCACAACATGAGCGTGGTCGAACACATCTCAGACCGCGTGGCGGTGATGTACCTCGGCAAAATGGTGGAACTTGCCGAACGCGAAGAACTCTTCCGCAACCCGCTTCACCCGTACACCAAAGCCCTCATGTCGGCGATCCCGATCCCCGATCCGACCGTGAAGCGCGAGCGCATCATCCTTAAAGGCGATGTGCCCAGCCCGTTGAACCCGCCGAAGGGATGCCGCTTCCATCCGCGTTGCCCGGTGGCGATCGATCTCTGTTCGCAACAGGAGCCTGAGTTCAAGGAACTCGCGCCGGGGCATTTCGTCGCCTGCTGGGTCGCGGAACAAAACGGATAAGCGAATAAAACCCGCGACGCAACAACGCCGCGGGTTTCGTTATAATGGGAGGAATACACCGAATGGAATTGCCCATGAAAAAACTCATTTCAAGTTTTATGATTCTGCTCATCCTCGCTTCGTGCGCCCCGCAACAAGAGACGGAAATCCCCACCCTGCCCGACGCGCCGACTGAAACACCCGCGCCTCTTCCCACCGCCACGCCTGCCACGCGCGCCCTCAACATTTGCCTCGGGGAAGAGCCAACCAGCCTCTACCCCTACGGCAGTTTGAACGCCGCCGCGCGCAGCGTGCTTTCCGCCATTTACGACGGACCCATGGATGTGGTCGAATATGGATACGAACCGGTCATCCTCGAAAAGATTCCAAACCTTGAAGACGGCGACGCCCAGATCGAAACCGTGACCGCGCAACCTGGCGACCAGATCGTGGACGCAAGCGGTAACGTGGTCGGGCTGATCAAAGGCACACAACTCTACCCGAGCGGATGCCGAAACGATGACTGCAAGGTGACCTACGACGGCGTCAGTAACATCATCATGGACCAAATGGTCGTCACCTTCACCATGCTCGCAGGCTTGCAATGGTCCGACGGCGCGCCGCTCACCGCGAGTGATTCGGTCTTCTCATTCGAGATTGCCGCCAACGACGCCACCCCAGGCTCCAAATTTCTGATCGACCGCACGCAAGCGTACGAAGCCGCCTCCGATGGCGTGACCATTCAATGGTGGGGAATGCCCGGCTTTATCGATCCCGATTATTACACCAACTTCTTCATGCCCTTGCCTCAGCATCTATGGGGAGAGCAATCTCCCGCCGAGTTGGCGCGGCTTGACCTTTCGGCGCGCTTCCCGCTGGGTTGGGGTCCCTATATTGTGAAGGAATGGAACGCCGGCGAAAATATCCTGCTTACGAAAAACCTGAATTACTTCCGCGCCTCGAGCGGCCTGCCCCACTTCGACGAATTGAACTTTATCATCATGCTCGATTCAAACGCCGCCCTCAGCGCCCTGTTGGAGGGCAAGTGCGACGTTCTCGACCCAACCGTTCACCTCGATGGACAGGTGGGTTTGCTTCAGCAATTGGAATCGCAAGGGCAGGCAAAACTCATCACCGCCCAAACAATGACGATGGAATGGCTTGGCATCGGCGTGTCGCCGTCTGCCTATGACGACGGCGTGAAATCGCAAACCGATCGCCCCGATCTTTTCGGCGATGCGCGTATGAGGCAGGCGCTGGCATACTGCCTCGACCGCCAGAAAGTGGTGGATACGGTATTATTCGGGCTTTCACAAGCGCCCGATAGTTACCTGCCATCCGATCACCCGCTTCACAATGGCAACCTCCAAACGTACACCTTCAACCCCCAAGCCGGGAAAGACTTGCTCGATGCCGCCGGCTGGTTGGATTCAGACAACGACCCAACCACGCCGCGGCTGGCGTTTGGAGTAACGAGCGTGCCCGCTAGAACACCGCTGGTTCTCGAGTACTACACCACCACCGCCACCCAGCGCCACCAGGTAACCGAGATCTTCGCGCAATCGCTTGCCGAATGCGGCATTGGGTTAAACACCGTGTTCTACGACGCGCCGAATTTTTACGCGCAAGGACCGATCGGACCTTTGTTCAGCCGGCAGTTCCAACTTGCCGAATACGCCATCGGCGTCAACAGCCTCGAACCGCAATGCGGTTGGTTCACCTCGGCGCAAATTCCCACCGAAAAAAACCACTGGCTGGGCACGAACATCAGCGGCTATAAAAACCCGGAGTTCGACAAGGCGTGCGCGCAAGCCTTGCGATCGTTGCCCGGCGAACCGGAATACGCTTCACACCAACAAGCGCAGGCGATCTTCGCCTCCGAACTCCCGTCCATTCCGCTGTACCTGCGGCTTCGAGTTGCCGCCGCTCGCGCGGAGTTATGCGGCTTTCACCTCGACCCCTCTTCCAACTTCCCGCTCGCCGAAATCGAACTCTTCGATGATGGGGCCGGTTGTACACCCTAGCGGATGAACCCGCTTCATTCCGCCAGTGCGTCTGATTCCAACCCTGTAAAGTGTTTTCTCTCGCGCAGTAATTTGCTATAATGCGCCCATCCCTGCTCGTTGGAGTTGCTCCTCATGCCCAGTAGCCAGCCTCTGCTTGCCGTGAAAGACCTCAAGACATATTTTTATACCGAAGACGGCGTAGTCCGCGCGGTAGATGGCGTGAATTTTGAAGTGTTTCCCGGCGAAGTGCTTGGGCTGGTGGGAGAATCAGGATGCGGCAAGAGCGTCACCTCATTATCCATTATGGGGTTGGTCTCCAAGCCTGGCAGGGTGGATGGGGGCGAGATACTGCTCGATGGAAATAACCTGCTCAAACTTCCCGAAGATGAAATGGTCAAGATACGCGGCAACCGCGTGTCGATGATCTTCCAACAGCCTCAATCGGCGTTAAACCCCGTATTCAAAGTTGGCGACCAACTCTCCGAAGTGCTGAATGTGCACCAGGATATGGGCAAAGAAGCCGGCTGGAACCGCGCCGTCGCATTGTTGAAAATGGTTGGCGTGCCTGATCCCGAACGACGCGCGCACGCGTACCCGCATGAACTTTCCGGCGGTATGGCGCAGCGCGTGATGATCGCCATGGCGTTGGCGTGCGTGCCCGAACTCCTCATTGCAGACGAACCCACCACCGCGCTGGACGTAACCATTCAAGCGCAGATCCTGGACTTGATGCGCGACCTGCGCCGCGAAATGGGCACGGCGGTCATCCTCATCACGCACGATCTCGGTGTGGTGGCTGAAATGGCAGACCGCGTGGCAGTGATGTACGCCGGCGAAATTGTGGAACAGACCGACGTCAATTCGCTGTTCGATGAACCGTTGCATCCGTACACACAAGGCTTGATCGGTTCGATTCCAATCCTGGGCGAGATTAAAGAAAAATTGGATGTGATTCCCGGTTCCGTTCCCAACCTCGTCAACCTGCCGCCCGGGTGCCGTTTTGCGCCGCGCTGTCAGGCGCGCCTCAAATATTCGCTGACCATCTGCACTGAAACCAAACCCGAGCTTGAAGATGTGAGACCCGGGCATATGACGCGCTGTTGGTTGTATCAAAATGGGGCGGGGCATTCCGCGCCGTTGAAGTAACCCCTTCTTGGAGAAAATTTCATGTCAAACAACGCCAGCCAAAAAGGGGAAACCCTCGTTGAGGTAAACAATCTCGTAAAATATTTTCCGGTGCGGGCTGGTTTGCTCCAGCGCGTAGTCAACCATGTGAAAGCCGTGGACGATGTCAGTTTCTTTGTGCGCAAAGGCGAGACGCTTGGCATGGTGGGCGAATCCGGTTGCGGTAAAACCACTGTCGGCAGAACGATGCTGCGGTTGGTCGAACCAACCTCGGGGTCGGTGAAGTTCGGCGGCAAGGATGTGTTCGCGCTCAAACAAAATGAGTTGAAGCCGGTCCGCCGCAACATGCAGATCATCTTTCAGGACCCGTACGCCTCGCTCGACCCGCGTGTGCCCATCGGCGAATCGGTGATGGAGGGATTGCATATCCATCGCATCGGCACGCCCAAAGAGCGCGTGGGCATCATGCTCGAAACCCTCAAGAAAGTGGGGCTGGAGGATTATCACGCCCGCCGGTACCCACACGAATTTTCCGGCGGTCAGCGCCAACGCATCGGCATAGCGCGCGCGCTGGCGTTGCGCCCGCAGTTCATCATCTGCGACGAGCCGGTCTCCGCGCTGGATGTGTCGATCCAATCGCAGGTGTTGAATATTTTGAAGGACCTGCAAAAGGAATTTGGTCTCACCTACCTGTTCATTGCGCACAACCTTTCGGTGGTCGAGCATGTGTCGGACCGTGTGGCGGTGATGTACCTCGGCAAAATGGTGGAACTGGCAACGCGCGACGACTTGTTCCGCGAAGCCCTGCATCCGTACACCAAGGCGTTAATGTCTGCCATCCCGGTGCCGAACCCGCGTTTGAAACGCGAGCGCACCATCCTCAAGGGCGATGTGCCCAGTCCACTCAACCCGCCGAGGGGATGCCGCTTCCACCCGCGTTGCCCGGTGGCGATCGAACGCTGTTCGCAAGATGAGCCGCAGTTCAAGGAACTCCGACCCGATCATTGGGTGGCGTGCTGGGTCGCCGAACAGAATTTGAAATAACCGTCATTGATTATGGCACACCCCTGCGTTTTACTTGTTGACGATCAGAAAGACATAGTCCGGCTGTTGCATTCCACCCTGCAAACGCTGGGGCACACGCTGGATATTGTCGACGCGCCCTCCGGGGAGGAAGCGCTGCTCGAAGCCTCCCGCCGCAACGTGGATTTGCTCGTGTCGGACTATCTCTTGCCGGGCATTTCCGGGGTGGAATTGATGCGCAAGGTGAAGGCGCGCAACCCCGAGTTGAAAGTGATCTTCATCTCCGGCATGAGCGAACGCAAAGCCCGCGATGAAATGCTCTCGGCTGGGGCGATGGCGATCTTCAACAAGCCCATCCCGCTGGCAGATTTTTTGGACGCGGTCGAACGCGGTTTGGGGCTGGTGCGCACCATCTTTCCTCCGGAAGCCGCAAAAGAGATCGAGGAGCATCGCCAGACCCTTTCCGAGTTGCTGACCGGGTTCCGTCAAAAAGTGAAAGCCGACGCGGTGTTCCTCATCAACGATCGTGGGCGCGTGCTTGCCCGCGCCGGCGATCTGTACGATAGCAGTATGGAAGTGTCTTTGCTTTCCGCCTTGATGGGAATTTACAGCGCGGGGTTGAAGGTCTCGCGCTTCATCCGGCAGGAGCATCTTGAAAATTATCACGTCTTTCGCGGCGGCGACCATGATTTGATCCTCATCCCGGTGAATACGTCTCATGCGTTGCTGTTGGCTGGCAAGGAACTCGCGGACAGAGATCGAATTATGAATACTGTGGAGGGGATGCTGTTTGTGCGCGGCGATGTGGAGAATATCTTGCAGTCGCTGGGGGTGGCGCCGGCTGTCGCGATCACTGAACCAGCTGTCCCTGCGGAGGAGGCGGGTGGGTATGTCCCTCCGTTTATTATCGAGGAAGAATCCGAACCGGAGCCGGAAGTGGATGTGGACGCGTTGTTCGCCTCCGCCGAGAAGAAATCCAAAGTTAAAGATGTGGACGCGTTTTGGGATGACGCGGTGGAAAAGGCGGGCAACATTCCGCTCAATCCGGATGTGATCACGTTTGAAGAAGCCGATAAGCTGGGACTGACGCCCGGCAAAGCGGGCGCGACGATCCCCCGCCCGGTGACCGGCACGCTGAAGATGAGCGCGGCAAAAAAGAAGTGAGACATTGCGCCTGCGCGCAGGTGTTGCCCCGCGAATTTCGCTATGATACAATGTGCGCCTTACAGGGGCGTGGTGCAACGGCAGCACACCAGCCTTTGGAGCTGTGGATCTTGGTTCGAGTCCAGGCGCCCCTGCCAATTCCCGCGAGCGCGGGGCTTCTTTTCTAAACAGGCTTCGCACATTGCGGTGAGCCTGTTTTTATTTGACCTCACCCCCAACCCCTCTCCTCAAGGAGAGGGGAGTAGGAGTTGTAATGAAAGTTACTGCTGTATTGCTTGCGGCGGGGCAGGGGACTCGCATGAAGTCTTCCCTGCCGAAGGTGTTGCATCCATTTTGCGGCAAGCCGCTGGTGTGGCACGCGCTTGAGGCGTTGAAGCAAGCCGCGACCGAAACGCCGGTTGTGGTGATCGGTCACGGCGCGGATGAGGTGAAAAAATATTTGGGGGATTCAGCGGATTGCGTGTTGCAGGAACCGCAACTCGGCACGGGTCACGCGGCGCTGCAAGCCGAATCTCTGCTCAAAAACAAAACGGACTTGGTCATCGTCACCTATGCCGACATGCCTCTCTTGCGCGGCGAAACATTTGCGCGCCTCGTGGAGACTCAACGCCTCAACCCCGGACCGTTCAGCCTGATCACCGTTTTCGCCGACGATCCTCACGGCTTCGGGCGCATCCTGCGAAACGCCGATGGGACAGTGCAAGCCATCGTCGAAGAATATGTCGCCACGCCGGAACAGCAAAAAATCAAAGAGTTGAACGTCGGCGCGTACTGCTTCAACGCGGATTGGCTGTGGGACGCCCTGCATCGCATCCCGAAGAACGAGAAGAAAGGCGAATACTACTTGACCGATGTAGTCGAACTCGCGGTGAAAGATAACCTGCCCGTGCAGGCTGTTGTCCACGATGATTTTAGCGAGACGATTGGAATCAACACGCGCGTTCATCTTGCGGAGGCTGAATCAGCCATGCGGATGCGGATCAACCGCGAACACATGTTGAACGGCGTGAGCATGACCGACCCTTCTTCCACGTACATTGACGCGGGCGTGAAGATCGGCAAGGATACGACCATCATGCCGAACACGCACATTCACGGCGCGACGGAGATCGGCGAAGGGAACGTGATCGGACCCAACACGATCATCCGCGATACGAAGATTGGGAATCACTGTAAAGTCCTCGCATCCGTGCTGGAAGGCGCAATACTTGAAGACGACGTGGATATGGGTCCGTTCGCGCGGTTGAGGAAGGGCGCGCATTTGAAGAGTCACGTCCACATGGGCAACTTCGGCGAGGTGAAAGATTCCACGCTCGAAGAAGGTGTGAAGATGGGACACTTCTCGTATATCGGCAACGCGAAGATCGGCGCGAACACGAACATTGGCGCGGGAACCGTCACCGCGAATTACGACGGCGAGAATAAACTTCCCACCGAGATCGGCGAGGATGTCTTCATCGGCGTGGACACGATGCTGGTCGCGCCGCTGAAACTCGGCGATGGCGCGCGCACGGGAGCAGGCGCGATCGTCACCAAGAATGTAGCCGAAGACACGCTCGTCGTCGGCATGCCCGCGCGTCCCATCAAGAAAGTGGAGAGAAAGAAAAAGAAGGGCAAGTAATCACGCAGTACGCAGTACGCGATACTTCGTACTTCGTATTGCGTAAGGACAACGTTATGACAATCACTCAACACGACAAACAATCTCTCATTGATCTTGCCAACGAAGCGCGGAAGCAGGCTTATGTGCCGTATTCTCATTACCCTGTCGGCGCGGCGCTGCGGACGAAGACCGGCAAAACATACACCGGCGTAAATATCGAGAACGCGGCATATCCGCAGACCATGTGCGCGGAACGTGTCGCCATCTTCAAAGCGGTTTCAGAGGGCGAGAAAGAGTTTGAAGTTATTTCTGTGGTGACAGACAACGGCGGTTCTCCCTGCGGCGGATGTCGTCAGGTAATGGCAGAGTTTGGACTCGACACGATTGTTCTCTTGGCGGATAAAAATGGAAATCTTGTGAAAGAAACAACCGTGAATGAACTTTTGCCCGAAGCGTTTACGCCGGAGAAATTGAAAACGTAAGGCGAGATTTATCTCGCTGCGCATGGGCGGGAAAATCCCGCTCCTACACATCCCCATGCCCCAACCAAAATTCCGTTCCCTGCGCGTGGATGCGGTGGTGCTTCGTCACAGCGATTACGGCGAAGCCGACCGACTGCTCACGCTGTACACGCGCCAGCGCGGCAAGATGCGCGTCATCGCCAAAGGCGCGCGCAAGATCGCCTCGCGCAAGGCGGGTCACATCGAACCGTTCACGCACGTCAAACTGCAACTCGCCGCCGCGCGCGAGATGTTCATCCTCACCCAAGCCGACACGATAGACGCCTACCTGCCTCTGCGCGACGATCTGATTCTCACCAGCCACGCCGCGTATGTGTTGGAATTGCTGGACCGTTTTACCTATGAGGATGAAACCGAAAACGCGACGATCTTCCGTTTGCTGACGGAGACCCTCTCCCGCCTCGCCTCCAACGCGGACGTGTGGCTGGTCCTCCGCTTCTACGAGATGCGCCTCCTCGACCAACTCGGCTTTCGTCCCCAACTCTTCGAGTGTGTCAACTGCGGGCGCGCGATTCAACCCGAAGACCAATTCTTCTCGTTCAGCGCGGGCGGAGTCATTTGTCTGCGCTGTGGGCAGGGATTGAAACACCTGCATTCGATTTCAGTGGAAGCGTTGAAGTACCTCCGCCACTTTCAACGGAGCAGTTATGCCGAAGCCTCGCGCGCCCGTCCCGATGACGATGTGCAGCGCGAAACCGAATCCATCATGCAGGCATATTTCACCTATCTGCTAGAACGCGAATTGAATACACCGGGGTTTTTGAAAAAAATTAAAGCATAGCCTGTTTTAAAACTTGGGTGTCCCGTAATCAACGGGAAAGAGCCTCACCACGAAGGATACAAAGTCTTGCGTTGAGTTCGTCGAAGCGACACAAAGGGGGGAAAAGAGCCTAGATTCCTTGTGTTTTTCCTTTGTGACCGTCGTGTCCTTTGTGTTTGAAAAATGGTTTCCCGTTAAAAACGGTAGAGCCTAAAACTTTACGCGTACATACCGCTCCACGTTTCGAAGCGGCGGTCTTTGCGTTCGCCGTCTTTATAAAAGGTGAGATAGGTCATCCCTTTGTAAGGCACGAATTTTTTCTCGCTGGGGTTTTTGCGCGCGAGGTCGAAATAGGTGTGCCATGTGCCG from Candidatus Defluviilinea gracilis carries:
- a CDS encoding response regulator; its protein translation is MAHPCVLLVDDQKDIVRLLHSTLQTLGHTLDIVDAPSGEEALLEASRRNVDLLVSDYLLPGISGVELMRKVKARNPELKVIFISGMSERKARDEMLSAGAMAIFNKPIPLADFLDAVERGLGLVRTIFPPEAAKEIEEHRQTLSELLTGFRQKVKADAVFLINDRGRVLARAGDLYDSSMEVSLLSALMGIYSAGLKVSRFIRQEHLENYHVFRGGDHDLILIPVNTSHALLLAGKELADRDRIMNTVEGMLFVRGDVENILQSLGVAPAVAITEPAVPAEEAGGYVPPFIIEEESEPEPEVDVDALFASAEKKSKVKDVDAFWDDAVEKAGNIPLNPDVITFEEADKLGLTPGKAGATIPRPVTGTLKMSAAKKK
- the cdd gene encoding cytidine deaminase, whose amino-acid sequence is MTITQHDKQSLIDLANEARKQAYVPYSHYPVGAALRTKTGKTYTGVNIENAAYPQTMCAERVAIFKAVSEGEKEFEVISVVTDNGGSPCGGCRQVMAEFGLDTIVLLADKNGNLVKETTVNELLPEAFTPEKLKT
- the glmU gene encoding bifunctional UDP-N-acetylglucosamine diphosphorylase/glucosamine-1-phosphate N-acetyltransferase GlmU, with the protein product MKVTAVLLAAGQGTRMKSSLPKVLHPFCGKPLVWHALEALKQAATETPVVVIGHGADEVKKYLGDSADCVLQEPQLGTGHAALQAESLLKNKTDLVIVTYADMPLLRGETFARLVETQRLNPGPFSLITVFADDPHGFGRILRNADGTVQAIVEEYVATPEQQKIKELNVGAYCFNADWLWDALHRIPKNEKKGEYYLTDVVELAVKDNLPVQAVVHDDFSETIGINTRVHLAEAESAMRMRINREHMLNGVSMTDPSSTYIDAGVKIGKDTTIMPNTHIHGATEIGEGNVIGPNTIIRDTKIGNHCKVLASVLEGAILEDDVDMGPFARLRKGAHLKSHVHMGNFGEVKDSTLEEGVKMGHFSYIGNAKIGANTNIGAGTVTANYDGENKLPTEIGEDVFIGVDTMLVAPLKLGDGARTGAGAIVTKNVAEDTLVVGMPARPIKKVERKKKKGK
- the recO gene encoding DNA repair protein RecO: MPQPKFRSLRVDAVVLRHSDYGEADRLLTLYTRQRGKMRVIAKGARKIASRKAGHIEPFTHVKLQLAAAREMFILTQADTIDAYLPLRDDLILTSHAAYVLELLDRFTYEDETENATIFRLLTETLSRLASNADVWLVLRFYEMRLLDQLGFRPQLFECVNCGRAIQPEDQFFSFSAGGVICLRCGQGLKHLHSISVEALKYLRHFQRSSYAEASRARPDDDVQRETESIMQAYFTYLLERELNTPGFLKKIKA